The following are encoded in a window of Palaemon carinicauda isolate YSFRI2023 chromosome 31, ASM3689809v2, whole genome shotgun sequence genomic DNA:
- the LOC137624634 gene encoding uncharacterized protein: MQNGIAGTSLTPSANLLNHTSLAPSANLLNHTSLAPSANLLNHTSLAPSANLLNHTSLVPSANLLNHTSLAPSANLLNHTSLAPSANLLNHTSLVPSANLLNHTSLAPSANLLNHTSLAPSANLLNHTSLAPSANLLNHTSLVPSANLLNHTSLAPSANLLNHTSLAPSANLLNHTSLVPSANLLNHTSLAPSANLLNHTSLAPSANLLNHTSLAPSANLLNHTSLVPSANLLNHTSLAPSANLLNHTSLAPSANLLNHTSLVPSANLLNHTSLVVSANLLNHTSLTPSANQPIFSIIPVSPPNLLNHTSLVPSANLLNHTSLAPSANLLNHTSLVPSANLLNHTSLAPSANLLNHTSLFPSANLLNHTSLAPSANLLNHTSLVPSANLLNHTSLAPSANLLNHTSLAPSANLLNHTSLVPSANLLNHTSLAPSGNLLNHTSLVPSANLLNHTSLAASANLLNHTSLVPSANLLNHTSLAPSANLLNHTSLVPSANLLNHTSLAPSANLLNHTSLTPSANLLNHTSLTPSANLLNHTSLTPSANLLNHTSLAPSANQSYQSRSISQSSQSYQSRPISQSSQSYQSHPISQSSQSYQSRPISQSIIPVSLHQPIFSIIPVSPHQSIFSIIPVSPHQSIFSIIPVSPHQPIFSIIPVSPHQPIFSIIPVSPHQPINHTSLAPSANLLNHTSLAPSVNLLNHTSLAPSVNLLNHTSLAASANLLNHTSLTPSANLLNHTSLAASANLLNHTSLTPSANLLNHTSLAASANLLNHTSLTPSADLLNHTSLAPSANQSYQSRSISQSSQSYQSRPISQSSQSYQSRPISQSSQSYQSRPISQYSQSYQARPISQSSQSYQSRHISQSSQSYQSRPIS; encoded by the exons ATGCAAAATGGAATAGCGG GTACCAGTCTCACCCCATCAGCCAATCTTCTCAATCATACCAGTCTCGCCCCATCAGCCAATCTTCTCAATCATACCAGTCTCGCCCCATCAGCCAATCTTCTCAATCATACCAGTCTCGCCCCATCAGCCAATCTTCTCAATCATACCAGTCTCGTCCCATCAGCCAATCTTCTCAATCATACCAGTCTCGCCCCATCAGCCAATCTTCTCAATCATACCAGTCTTGCCCCATCAGCCAATCTTCTCAATCATACCAGTCTCGTCCCATCAGCCAATCTTCTCAATCATACCAGTCTCGCCCCATCAGCCAATCTTCTCAATCATACCAGTCTCGCCCCATCAGCCAATCTTCTCAATCATACCAGTCTCGCCCCATCAGCCAATCTTCTCAATCATACCAGTCTCGTCCCATCAGCCAATCTTCTCAATCATACCAGTCTCGCCCCATCAGCCAATCTTCTCAATCATACCAGTCTCGCCCCATCAGCCAATCTTCTCAATCATACCAGTCTCGTCCCATCAGCCAATCTTCTCAATCATACCAGTCTCGCCCCATCAGCCAATCTTCTCAATCATACCAGTCTCGCCCCATCAGCCAATCTTCTCAATCATACCAGTCTCGCCCCATCAGCCAATCTTCTCAATCATACCAGTCTCGTCCCATCAGCCAATCTTCTCAATCATACCAGTCTCGCCCCATCAGCCAATCTTCTCAATCATACCAGTCTCGCCCCATCAGCCAATCTTCTCAATCATACCAGTCTCGTCCCATCAGCCAATCTTCTCAATCATACCAGTCTCGTCGTGTCAGCCAATCTTCTCAATCATACCAGTCTCACCCCGTCAGCCAATCAGCCAATATTCTCAATCATACCAGTCTCGCCCC CCAATCTTCTCAATCATACCAGTCTCGTCCCATCAGCCAATCTTCTCAATCATACCAGTCTCGCCCCATCAGCCAATCTTCTCAATCATACCAGTCTCGTCCCATCAGCCAATCTTCTCAATCATACCAGTCTCGCCCCATCAGCCAATCTTCTCAATCATACCAGTCTCTTCCCATCAGCCAATCTTCTCAATCATACCAGTCTCGCCCCGTCAGCCAATCTTCTCAATCATACCAGTCTCGTCCCGTCAGCCAATCTTCTCAATCATACCAGTCTCGCCCCATCAGCCAATCTTCTCAATCATACCAGTCTCGCCCCATCAGCCAATCTTCTCAATCATACCAGTCTCGTCCCATCAGCCAATCTTCTCAATCATACCAGTCTCGCCCCATCAGGCAATCTTCTCAATCATACCAGTCTCGTCCCATCAGCCAATCTTCTCAATCATACCAGTCTCGCCGCATCAGCCAATCTTCTCAATCATACCAGTCTCGTCCCATCAGCCAATCTTCTCAATCATACCAGTCTCGCCCCATCAGCCAATCTTCTCAATCATACCAGTCTCGTCCCATCAGCCAATCTTCTCAATCATACCAGTCTCGCCCCATCAGCCAATCTTCTCAATCATACCAGTCTCACCCCATCAGCCAATCTTCTCAATCATACCAGTCTCACCCCATCAGCCAATCTTCTCAATCATACCAGTCTCACCCCATCAGCCAATCTTCTCAATCATACCAGTCTCGCCCCATCAGCCAATCAATCATACCAGTCTCGCTCCATCAGCCAATCTTCTCAATCATACCAGTCTCGCCCCATCAGTCAATCTTCTCAATCATACCAGTCTCACCCCATCAGCCAATCTTCTCAATCATACCAGTCTCGCCCCATCAGCCAATCAATCATACCAGTCTCGCTCCATCAGCCAATCTTCTCAATCATACCAGTCTCGCCCCATCAGTCAATCTTCTCAATCATACCAGTCTCGCCCCATCAGTCAATCTTCTCAATCATACCAGTCTCGCCCCATCAGCCAATCTTCTCAATCATACCAGTCTCACCCCATCAGCCAATCTTCTCAATCATACCAGTCTCGCCCCATCAGCCAATCAATCATACCAGTCTCGCTCCATCAGCCAATCTTCTCAATCATACCAGTCTCGCCCCATCAGTCAATCTTCTCAATCATACCAGTCTCGCCCCATCAGTCAATCTTCTCAATCATACCAGTCTCGCCGCATCAGCCAATCTTCTCAATCATACAAGTCTCACCCCATCAGCCAATCTTCTCAATCATACCAGTCTCGCCGCATCAGCCAATCTTCTCAATCATACCAGTCTCACCCCATCAGCCAATCTTCTCAATCATACCAGTCTCGCCGCATCAGCCAATCTTCTCAATCATACCAGTCTCACCCCATCAGCCGATCTTCTCAATCATACCAGTCTCGCCCCATCAGCCAATCAATCATACCAGTCTCGCTCCATCAGTCAATCTTCTCAATCATACCAGTCTCGCCCCATCAGTCAATCTTCTCAATCATACCAGTCTCGCCCCATCAGTCAATCTTCTCAATCATACCAGTCTCGCCCCATCAGCCAATATTCTCAATCATACCAGGCTCGCCCCATCAGCCAATCTTCTCAATCATACCAGTCTCGCCACATCAGCCAATCTTCTCAATCATACCAGTCTCGCCCCATCAGCTAA